DNA from Nitrospira sp.:
GAGCAGCACATCAGGCGTGAGAAAGCCACGAGCAATATCTGCACGGCGCAAGTGCTGCTCGCGGTCATGGCGGGCATGTACGCCATCTACCATGGCCCGAAGGGGTTGCGGCGGATCGCAGAACGAATTCACTGCCTCACCATGGTGTTGGCCGAGGGGCTCCGGCGGCATGGCTGTGAAGTCGGGCTGGAGCCGGTCTTCGATACGCTGCGGGTTCCGCTCTCGCGCGCGCAAGCGGATACGATTCTGAATCGGGCACGGCAGCAGAAGATCAATTTGCGGCGGTACGATGATCACAGTCTCGGGCTCTCGCTGGATGAGTGGAGCAGCCTGGACGAGGTGCAGCAGCTGTTGGCGCTCTTTGTCGGACACCATGTTTCCGCCGAAGAACTGCAGACACTGGTCCAATCGGTGGATGGACGGTATCCCGCATCCCTCGCACGCACGAGCCCCTACCTCACGCATCCGGTGTTCCATCGGTACCATTCGGAGCATGAGATGGTGCGCTATATCCATCGTTTGCAATCGCGGGACCTCTCGCTCGTCCATTCCATGATTCCCTTGGGCTCCTGCACGATGAAGTTGAATGCGACTGCTGAAATGCTGCCCGTGACCTGGCCGGAATTTGGACGGCTCCACCCCTTTGCTCCGGCCGAACAGACGCGGGGGTACCAGGCGTTGTTCCAACAGCTGGAGTCCTGGTTGGCGGACATGACGGGATTTGCAGCCATCTCGCTGCAGCCCAATGCCGGTTCGCAGGGTGAATATGCCGGGCTCATGGTCATTCGCGCTTACCATCGGCATCGGGGTGAGACGCAACGCGATGTCTGCCTGATTCCTGTGTCGGCGCATGGGACGAATCCTGCGAGCGCGTCGATGTGCGGGATGACGGTGGTGCCGGTAGCCTGTGATCAGCGCGGCAATGTGGACCTGGCCGATCTGGAGGCGAAGGCAACCCAACACCGCAACCGCTTGGCCGCCATGATGATCACCTACCCTTCGACCCATGGAGTCTTTGAAGCGGGCATTCGCCGGATGTGCCAGATCGTGCATACGCACGGAGGCCAGGTCTACATGGACGGCGCCAACATGAATGCCCAGGTCGGACTCTGCCGGCCGGCCGATCTGGGCGCCGATGTCTGTCATTTGAATCTGCACAAGACGTTCTGTATTCCCCACGGCGGCGGCGGGCCCGGCATGGGGCCGATCGGTGTCGCCCGTCACCTGGCGCCCTTTGTGCCCGGCCATCCGGTCACGCAGCTCGGCGGACCGCAGTCGATCGGGCCGGTCTCTGCCGCCCCCTACGGCAGCCCCAGTATCCTGACGATTTCGTGGGTCTATATCGCCCTGATGGGGCGCGAGGGCCTGACCAAGGCCACCCAGGTGGCGATTCTGAATGCGAACTACATGGCCAAACGGCTGGAGAAATATTACCCGGTGCTCTACAGCGGCATGCAGGGTTTCGTCGCGCACGAGTTCATCCTGGACCTGCGTCCACTCAAAGGGGGCAGCGGGGTGGAGGCGATGGATGTGGCC
Protein-coding regions in this window:
- a CDS encoding Glycine dehydrogenase [decarboxylating] (glycine cleavage system P protein) — its product is MPQPNFLEPNDTFVPRHIGPTESDIQEMLAVLSLPSLEALVEATVPSDIRLQGSLTVPSPRGEQQVLAELRGLAEQNQVWRSLIGMGYYDCITPPVIQRNILENPGWYTQYTPYQAEIAQGRLEALVNFQTMVADLTGLPLANASLLDEATAAAEAMTMCAAMSKAAGHERKKFFVSENCHPQTIAVVQTRAEPLGIVLQVGAMKSLDLSQGEFFGTLLQYPTTDGYVGDYSEFVNRAHDTGAYVVVATDLLALTLLRPPGEFGADVAVGSSQRFGVPLGFGGPHAAFLATKEEFRRQMPGRIVGVSKDVTGRTAYRLALQTREQHIRREKATSNICTAQVLLAVMAGMYAIYHGPKGLRRIAERIHCLTMVLAEGLRRHGCEVGLEPVFDTLRVPLSRAQADTILNRARQQKINLRRYDDHSLGLSLDEWSSLDEVQQLLALFVGHHVSAEELQTLVQSVDGRYPASLARTSPYLTHPVFHRYHSEHEMVRYIHRLQSRDLSLVHSMIPLGSCTMKLNATAEMLPVTWPEFGRLHPFAPAEQTRGYQALFQQLESWLADMTGFAAISLQPNAGSQGEYAGLMVIRAYHRHRGETQRDVCLIPVSAHGTNPASASMCGMTVVPVACDQRGNVDLADLEAKATQHRNRLAAMMITYPSTHGVFEAGIRRMCQIVHTHGGQVYMDGANMNAQVGLCRPADLGADVCHLNLHKTFCIPHGGGGPGMGPIGVARHLAPFVPGHPVTQLGGPQSIGPVSAAPYGSPSILTISWVYIALMGREGLTKATQVAILNANYMAKRLEKYYPVLYSGMQGFVAHEFILDLRPLKGGSGVEAMDVAKRLMDYGFHAPTVSFPVAGTLMIEPTESEAKEELDRLCGALIAIRAEIQDIVEGRQPRAGNVLKQAPHTALAVTASDWARPYSREQAAFPAPWVRDNKFWPSVGRIDEAYGDRNLFCTCPPMDAAS